The following are encoded in a window of Haemorhous mexicanus isolate bHaeMex1 chromosome 7, bHaeMex1.pri, whole genome shotgun sequence genomic DNA:
- the ADRA2A gene encoding alpha-2A adrenergic receptor: MFNLERPFTERGHFFSSMEYQRQLEEEEGYPPLGTNGTFNDSGAGPGWDAPYTLHTTITLISLASLLMLFTVFGNVLVIIAVFTSRALKAPQNLFLVSLASADILVATLVIPFSLANEVMGYWYFGKVWCEIYLALDVLFCTSSIVHLCAISLDRYWSITQAIEYNLKRTPRRIKCIIFIVWVISAVISFPPLISIEKKSGQQADQGVAGCKINDERWYIISSSIGSFFAPCLIMILVYMRIYQIAKRRTRVPPNKRAERPEKKQNGLTDKEHLPATAQLNGEKAAGGSGGQEGEVNGIDMEETSSSEHQENNQCKKSERPSRGKTKTKLSQIKPGDSLPRKTEEERNTKGSRWRGRQNREKRFTFVLAVVIGVFVICWFPFFFTYTLMAVCESCSVPDTLFKFFFWFGYCNSSLNPVIYTIFNHDFRRAFKRILCRIERKRSV, from the coding sequence ATGTTTAACCTGGAGCGCCCGTTCACGGAGAGGGGCCACTTCTTCTCCTCCATGGAGTACCAGcggcagctggaggaggaggagggctaCCCCCCTCTCGGCACTAATGGGACTTTCAACGAcagcggggccggcccgggctGGGACGCGCCGTACACTCTGCACACCACCATCACTCTCATCAGCCTGGCCAGCTTGCTCATGCTCTTCACCGTCTTTGGTAACGTCCTGGTCATCATCGCTGTCTTCACCAGCCGGGCGCTCAAAGCCCCCCAGAACCTCTTCCTGGTCTCCTTAGCCTCAGCTGACATCCTGGTGGCCACGCTGGTCATCCCCTTCTCGCTGGCAAATGAGGTGATGGGCTACTGGTACTTTGGTAAAGTGTGGTGTGAGATCTACCTGGCCTTGGATGTGCTGTTTTGCACCTCCTCCATCGTGCACCTCTGTGCCATCAGCCTGGACCGGTACTGGTCCATCACACAAGCCATCGAGTACAACCTCAAGCGTACCCCGCGACGCATCAAATGCATCATCTTCATCGTCTGGGTCATCTCGGCTGTCATCTCTTTCCCACCACTCATCTCCATCGAGAAGAAGAGCGGGCAGCAGGCTGACCAGGGGGTGGCAGGGTGCAAGATCAACGATGAGAGGTGGTACATCATCTCTTCTAGCATTGGCTCCTTCTTTGCCCCCTGCCTCATCATGATCCTGGTCTACATGCGCATCTACCAGATAGCCAAGAGGAGAACAAGGGTCCCGCCGAACAAGCGGGCGGAGCGCCCCGAGAAGAAGCAGAATGGCTTGACTGACAAGGAGCACCTTCCAGCCACGGCACAGCTCAAcggggagaaggcagcaggaggcagTGGCGGGCAAGAGGGAGAGGTCAATGGCATCGACATGGAGGAGACCTCTTCCTCTGAGCACCAGGAGAACAACCAGTGTAAGAAGTCGGAGAGACCATCGAGAGGAAAGACCAAGACTAAGCTGAGCCAAATTAAGCCCGGGGACAGTTTGCCCAGGAagacagaggaggagaggaacaCCAAAGGGTCCCGCTGGAGAGGCAGGCAGAACCGGGAGAAGCGCTTCACCTTTGTGCTTGCAGTGGTGATCGGGGTCTTTGTCATCTGCTGGTTCCCCTTCTTCTTCACCTACACGCTGATGGCCGTCTGCGAGAGCTGCTCCGTGCCCGACACCCTCTTCAAGTTCTTCTTCTGGTTTGGTTACTGCAATAGCTCCTTGAACCCCGTCATCTACACCATTTTCAACCATGACTTCAGACGGGCTTTCAAAAGGATCCTCTGCAGGatagagaggaaaaggagtGTTTGA